From a region of the Arachis ipaensis cultivar K30076 chromosome B09, Araip1.1, whole genome shotgun sequence genome:
- the LOC107619359 gene encoding FBD-associated F-box protein At4g10400-like isoform X2, producing the protein MDKISDLPKIILHDILSRLPYEDAARTSVLSKAWHETWSSFPILVFDGSRCVRLHKDRKDPLKIQENRRKANSFLKSVDRTLVRFHHHGFAIKEFNLSMMFFHPRFMPHLVDRWMKIVGESSSIQVLKLELELAGCFFGCKFDSHAVDNYYSLPPDVLKAKSLTELVLLGRIRADKLIVNHRIRFPMLRILSLFKVYLGHEQALEDLISGCPMIEHLILEHCVGLENVKVHDLPKLKSAKLSGFREIHVNVPSLECLHLGNDQLEFPCDISIDKCRNLKVFLLGAVSSVFISNQWLLELFDKFPFLERLELSGCVTSESLMISSSRLRVLSFEACVELKEAKIDAPNLESCRYSGQFSHMPAAISFVNCSNQVDFDVVFPIEFRMDLKRLRAFLQNIAPRNVMVSLYLGIMKGSSIVFHEDVLQNVEVPLPRIKQLRLSVDEETEELCVLLINDLFWSFRPAIISLNLKLCSRIFLKLSIGQINNSYYWRS; encoded by the exons ATGGACAAAATTTCAGATCTGCCAAAGATAATCCTGCATGACATTCTTTCAAGATTGCCTTACGAAGATGCTGCAAGGACCAGTGTTTTGTCCAAGGCTTGGCATGAAACATGGTCCTCATTCCCCATCTTGGTCTTCGACGGCTCTCGATGCGTGCGCCTGCACAAGGATAGAAAAGATCCCCTGAAGATACAAGAAAACAGGAGGAAAGCGAACAGCTTCCTCAAGTCTGTGGATAGGACACTTGTTAGGTTCCACCACCACGGCTTTGCCATCAAAGAATTTAACCTGAGTATGATGTTCTTTCATCCTCGGTTCATGCCACATCTCGTCGACCGGTGGATGAAGATAGTAGGTGAAAGTAGCAGTATTCAGGTGCTAAAGCTTGAACTTGAACTTGCTGGCTGTTTCTTTGGATGTAAGTTTGACTCACACGCGGTTGATAATTATTACTCCTTGCCACCAGATGTACTGAAAGCCAAGTCATTAACTGAATTAGTGTTGTTAGGGAGGATTAGAGCAGACAAATTGATTGTAAATCACAGAATTAGGTTCCCTATGTTGCGGATATTGTCCTTATTTAAAGTTTATTTGGGACATGAACAAGCGCTTGAAGATCTCATTTCTGGTTGTCCTATGATTGAGCACTTAATATTGGAGCACTGTGTTGGATTGGAAAATGTAAAAGTACATGATTTGCCTAAGCTAAAGTCTGCTAAGTTATCTGGATTTCGTGAAATTCATGTTAATGTGCCGAGTCTAGAGTGTCTTCATCTTGGTAATGACCAATTAGAGTTCCCTTGTGATATCAGTATAGACAAGTGCAGAAATTTGAAGGTGTTTCTTTTAGGGGCTGTGAGTTCTGTTTTTATCTCTAACCAATGGTTGCTTGAACTTTTTGACAAGTTTCCTTTCCTTGAGAGGTTGGAATTAAGTGGCTGTGTTACATCTGAGAGCCTAATGATCTCCAGTTCTCGGCTCAGGGTTTTGTCCTTTGAGGCTTGTGTAGAGTTGAAGGAAGCTAAGATCGATGCGCCGAATTTAGAGTCATGTAGATATTCTGGACAATTCAGCCACATGCCAGCAGCTATATCTTTTGTGAATTGTTCAAATCAGGTGGATTTTGATGTTGTCTTCCCAATAGAATTTCGTATGGATTTGAAAAGGCTTAGGGCATTTCTCCAAAACATAGCACCAAGAAATGTTATGGTATCCTTGTATCTTGGAATCATGAAAGGTTCATCT ATTGTGTTCCATGAAGATGTACTACAAAATGTTGAAGTCCCTTTGCCAAGGATCAAACAATTGAGGTTATCGGTAGATGAAGAAACTGAAGAGTTGTGTGTGCTTCTTATCAATGATTTGTTTTGGAGCTTCCGTCCTGCTATTATTTCTTTGAACCTGAAATTATGCAGCAGAATATTCCTTAAG TTGTCAATTGGCCAAATCAATAACAGCTACTATTGGAGAAGCTAA
- the LOC107619359 gene encoding F-box/FBD/LRR-repeat protein At5g53840-like isoform X1, translating into MDKISDLPKIILHDILSRLPYEDAARTSVLSKAWHETWSSFPILVFDGSRCVRLHKDRKDPLKIQENRRKANSFLKSVDRTLVRFHHHGFAIKEFNLSMMFFHPRFMPHLVDRWMKIVGESSSIQVLKLELELAGCFFGCKFDSHAVDNYYSLPPDVLKAKSLTELVLLGRIRADKLIVNHRIRFPMLRILSLFKVYLGHEQALEDLISGCPMIEHLILEHCVGLENVKVHDLPKLKSAKLSGFREIHVNVPSLECLHLGNDQLEFPCDISIDKCRNLKVFLLGAVSSVFISNQWLLELFDKFPFLERLELSGCVTSESLMISSSRLRVLSFEACVELKEAKIDAPNLESCRYSGQFSHMPAAISFVNCSNQVDFDVVFPIEFRMDLKRLRAFLQNIAPRNVMVSLYLGIMKGSSIVFHEDVLQNVEVPLPRIKQLRLSVDEETEELCVLLINDLFWSFRPAIISLNLKLCSRIFLKLLLEKLRCNNEEERCCSSSQMKCWWHDLKEVKVRSSPKKYENLSDCEELLDSLPINFFSPNLQLNFELEWDSLHTSSLSGGSINASPSIN; encoded by the exons ATGGACAAAATTTCAGATCTGCCAAAGATAATCCTGCATGACATTCTTTCAAGATTGCCTTACGAAGATGCTGCAAGGACCAGTGTTTTGTCCAAGGCTTGGCATGAAACATGGTCCTCATTCCCCATCTTGGTCTTCGACGGCTCTCGATGCGTGCGCCTGCACAAGGATAGAAAAGATCCCCTGAAGATACAAGAAAACAGGAGGAAAGCGAACAGCTTCCTCAAGTCTGTGGATAGGACACTTGTTAGGTTCCACCACCACGGCTTTGCCATCAAAGAATTTAACCTGAGTATGATGTTCTTTCATCCTCGGTTCATGCCACATCTCGTCGACCGGTGGATGAAGATAGTAGGTGAAAGTAGCAGTATTCAGGTGCTAAAGCTTGAACTTGAACTTGCTGGCTGTTTCTTTGGATGTAAGTTTGACTCACACGCGGTTGATAATTATTACTCCTTGCCACCAGATGTACTGAAAGCCAAGTCATTAACTGAATTAGTGTTGTTAGGGAGGATTAGAGCAGACAAATTGATTGTAAATCACAGAATTAGGTTCCCTATGTTGCGGATATTGTCCTTATTTAAAGTTTATTTGGGACATGAACAAGCGCTTGAAGATCTCATTTCTGGTTGTCCTATGATTGAGCACTTAATATTGGAGCACTGTGTTGGATTGGAAAATGTAAAAGTACATGATTTGCCTAAGCTAAAGTCTGCTAAGTTATCTGGATTTCGTGAAATTCATGTTAATGTGCCGAGTCTAGAGTGTCTTCATCTTGGTAATGACCAATTAGAGTTCCCTTGTGATATCAGTATAGACAAGTGCAGAAATTTGAAGGTGTTTCTTTTAGGGGCTGTGAGTTCTGTTTTTATCTCTAACCAATGGTTGCTTGAACTTTTTGACAAGTTTCCTTTCCTTGAGAGGTTGGAATTAAGTGGCTGTGTTACATCTGAGAGCCTAATGATCTCCAGTTCTCGGCTCAGGGTTTTGTCCTTTGAGGCTTGTGTAGAGTTGAAGGAAGCTAAGATCGATGCGCCGAATTTAGAGTCATGTAGATATTCTGGACAATTCAGCCACATGCCAGCAGCTATATCTTTTGTGAATTGTTCAAATCAGGTGGATTTTGATGTTGTCTTCCCAATAGAATTTCGTATGGATTTGAAAAGGCTTAGGGCATTTCTCCAAAACATAGCACCAAGAAATGTTATGGTATCCTTGTATCTTGGAATCATGAAAGGTTCATCT ATTGTGTTCCATGAAGATGTACTACAAAATGTTGAAGTCCCTTTGCCAAGGATCAAACAATTGAGGTTATCGGTAGATGAAGAAACTGAAGAGTTGTGTGTGCTTCTTATCAATGATTTGTTTTGGAGCTTCCGTCCTGCTATTATTTCTTTGAACCTGAAATTATGCAGCAGAATATTCCTTAAG CTACTATTGGAGAAGCTAAGGTGCAACAACGAGGAAGAGAGATGCTGCAGTTCAAGTCAAATGAAATGTTGGTGGCATGATTTGAAAGAGGTCAAAGTCAGAAGCTCTCCTAAAAAATATGAGAACCTCAGTGATTGTGAAGAACTCTTGGATTCATTGccaataaattttttttcccCGAATCTGCAGCTTAACTTTGAGTTAGAGTGGGACTCATTACA TACTTCTTCTCTGTCCGGCGGCAGCATCAACGCCAGCCCCAGCATCAACTAA
- the LOC107619586 gene encoding putative F-box/FBD/LRR-repeat protein At4g00315, with the protein MDKISDLPKIILHDILSRLPYEDAARTSVLSKAWHETWSSFPILVFDGSRCVHLHWKDRKDPLKIQDNRRKANSFLKSVDRTLVRFHHHGFAIKEFNLNMMFFHPRFMPHLVDRWMKIVGESSSIQVLKLELELAGCFFGCKFDSHAVDNYYSLPPDVLKAKSLTELVLLGRIRADKLIVNHRIRFPMLRTLSLVNVYLGHEQALEDLISGCPMIEELILEHCVGLEIVKVHDLPKLKSAKFSGFRDIHVDVPSLEYLHLGNDELEFPCDISIDKCRNLKVFLLGAVSSVFVSNQWLLELFDKFPFLERLELSGCITSESLMISSSRLKVLSFDACVELKEARIDAPNLESCRYSGQSSHMPAAMSFVNCSNQVDFDVVFTIEFRIMDLKRLRAFLQNIAPRNVMVSLDLGIMKGSSILFNEDVLQNVEVPLPRIKQLRLSVTEETEELCVLLINDLFWSFRPAIISLNLKVCSRIFLKLLLEKLRCNNKEERCCSSSQMKCWWHDLKDVKVSSSPKKYENLSDCEELLDSLPINLSSPNLHLNFELEWDSLHTSLSSGGINAGPCVN; encoded by the exons ATGGACAAAATTTCTGATCTGCCAAAGATAATCCTGCATGACATTCTTTCAAGGTTGCCTTACGAAGATGCTGCAAGGACCAGTGTTTTGTCCAAGGCTTGGCATGAAACATGGTCCTCATTTCCCATCTTGGTCTTCGACGGCTCTCGATGCGTGCACTTGCACTGGAAGGATAGAAAAGATCCCCTGAAGATACAAGACAACAGGAGGAAAGCGAACAGCTTCCTCAAGTCTGTGGACAGGACACTTGTTAGGTTCCACCACCACGGCTTTGCCATCAAAGAATTTAACCTGAATATGATGTTCTTCCATCCTCGGTTCATGCCACATCTCGTCGACCGGTGGATGAAGATAGTAGGTGAAAGTAGCAGTATTCAGGTGCTAAAGCTTGAACTTGAACTTGCTGGCTGTTTCTTTGGATGTAAGTTTGACTCACACGCGGTTGATAATTATTACTCCTTGCCACCAGATGTACTGAAAGCCAAGTCATTAACTGAATTAGTGTTGTTAGGGAGGATTAGAGCAGACAAATTGATTGTAAATCACAGAATTAGGTTCCCTATGTTGCGGACATTGTCCTTAGTTAATGTTTATTTGGGACATGAACAAGCGCTTGAAGATCTCATTTCTGGTTGTCCTATGATTGAGGAATTAATATTGGAGCACTGTGTTGGATTGGAAATTGTAAAAGTACATGATTTGCCTAAGCTAAAGTCTGCTAAGTTTTCTGGATTTCGTGACATTCATGTTGATGTGCCGAGTCTAGAGTATCTTCATCTTGGTAATGACGAATTAGAGTTCCCTTGTGATATCAGTATAGACAAGTGCAGAAATTTGAAGGTGTTTCTTTTAGGGGCTGTGAGTTCTGTTTTTGTCTCTAACCAATGGTTGCTTGAACTTTTTGACAAGTTTCCTTTCCTTGAGAGGTTGGAATTAAGTGGTTGTATTACATCTGAGAGCCTAATGATCTCCAGTTCTCGCCTCAAGGTTTTGTCATTCGATGCTTGTGTAGAGTTGAAGGAAGCTAGGATCGATGCGCCGAATTTAGAGTCATGTAGATATTCTGGACAATCCAGCCACATGCCAGCAGCTATGTCTTTTGTGAACTGTTCAAATCAGGTGGATTTTGATGTTGTCTTCACAATAGAATTTCGTATTATGGATTTGAAAAGGCTTAGGGCATTTCTCCAGAACATAGCACCAAGAAATGTTATGGTATCCTTGGATCTTGGAATCATGAAAGGTTCATCT ATTTTGTTCAATGAAGATGTACTACAAAATGTTGAAGTCCCTTTGCCAAGGATCAAACAATTGAGGTTATCGGTAACTGAAGAAACTGAAGAGTTGTGTGTGCTTCTTATCAATGATTTGTTTTGGAGCTTCCGTCCTGCTATTATTTCTTTGAACCTGAAAGTCTGCAGCAGAATATTCCTTAAG CTACTATTGGAGAAGTTAAGGTGCAACAACAAGGAAGAGAGATGCTGCAGTTCAAGTCAAATGAAATGTTGGTGGCATGATTTGAAAGATGTCAAAGTCAGCAGCTCTCCTAAGAAATATGAGAACCTCAGTGATTGTGAAGAACTCTTGGATTCATTGCCAATAAATTTGTCTTCCCCGAATCTGCATCTTAACTTTGAATTAGAGTGGGACTCATTACA TACTTCTCTGTCCAGCGGCGGCATCAACGCGGGTCCCTGCGTCAACTAA